The window tatttatttattaatattattttcattaatattatatttaattatatataaaaataataataatataaaaataatgttttttttaaatattcttacaacttcaaagtattttattttgatgtatcTATCTATTTAAAGTTTGATCACTTTTATGAGATTTAGTATATCTAAATAATTacataaacttttaaataaataaaaattgattatttttaagtCACAACCCACCCACAATCAAGAACCAACAACCATCACAAAAGAAAAACTAATCAATCAAAAATGGGTGTAGTAGAAAtgataactaataataatattattagtattgCCAATAATAATAGATGATGATGTGAAGTAGTGATTTAAGTTTCTTCAATGGATATAATAATAAGCAGaaaaaccaaaacaaaataCCTAAAACCAACTCTTAAAGACATAATTGATTTGATTCATCATGATGTCCTCCTCATTGTTGGGCACATTGGACCCTCTGAGCCCCACCACCATGCATGTCATCATCTTCATCGTAAGCTTCCTGAGCCTGCTGTTGCTTCCTTCGCATCTCTTCTTCCATGTTCACATCATGAAGTGTCGTCTCCTCGCACTCATCCAACTCCATATCAGTCACCTGCCTCGAAGCAGGCCTTGCTGGAAGAAGGCTCTCCAAAGCCTTGCACTGTTCAGGCAACATTGAATCCGGGAATTCAACTGAGAAGTGAATATACAGTTTACCCCTCATGAATTGCCTCTGGTAATTCGGCATTCCCTCGTCATTTATAGCCTTGAACTGATCTGtgtatttcaaatataaaaatcatgAAGTTTATTTCTAGAATATAAATGTGAATTCGGCCAAGATTTGTTTTACCTGGCTTCACGACTTCTCCCGGTTGGGACTTGACAAGGAGCTGTCTGTTATCGAGATGTGTCAAAATAAACTGATAACCGCAAAGTGCCTCAGTCAGTGACAAGGCATGTTCAACAAACAAGTCCTCCCCTTTTCTCTTGAACTTGGGATGCTCTTTCTGCTGCAGGACAAAAACTATATCTCCTGTCACAGTCTCAGgctgaaaaaaacaaaatatgtgAAACAGTTAACATAATGTGTTTTCCCAAATATAATGAAATCAATGAAAGAAACTCACAGCTTCATCAGCCTCTCCAGGAAAAGTGATCTTCTGACCATGTTGCATTCCTTTCTCGACAACTACTTCCAGAACCTTCTTCTCCTGAACAACTTTCTCACCTTTGCACTGTAGACAACGGTCCTTATCATTGATCATCTCTCCAGTACCTTTACATTCACCGCA is drawn from Impatiens glandulifera chromosome 3, dImpGla2.1, whole genome shotgun sequence and contains these coding sequences:
- the LOC124929477 gene encoding dnaJ protein homolog: MFGRAPKKSDNTKYYEILGVPNSASQDDLKKAYRKAAIKNHPDKGGDPEKFKELAQAYEVLSDPEKREIYDQYGEDALKEGMSGGGGGHDPFDIFQSFFGGSPFGGGGGSSRGRRQRRGEDVIHSLKVSLDDLYNGTSKKLSLSRNVLCSKCKGKGSKSGASMKCAGCQGSGMKVSIRHLGPSMIQQMQHPCGECKGTGEMINDKDRCLQCKGEKVVQEKKVLEVVVEKGMQHGQKITFPGEADEAPETVTGDIVFVLQQKEHPKFKRKGEDLFVEHALSLTEALCGYQFILTHLDNRQLLVKSQPGEVVKPDQFKAINDEGMPNYQRQFMRGKLYIHFSVEFPDSMLPEQCKALESLLPARPASRQVTDMELDECEETTLHDVNMEEEMRRKQQQAQEAYDEDDDMHGGGAQRVQCAQQ